The genomic stretch TGCTTCTGCCTGTTCAATCCAGGGGGCGCGAATGAATACGGCGCGTATCGGTTCTGGGCCAAACTCAGGAACCGTTAAATCGGCTTCAAAGCTTTCCGTTTGTCGGCCAAAGGCGTTACGTTGGACAGTAATATCCATGAGACCCAATCGTGGCTGGTCGCTGTCACGAATTGTCTTGGCTAGTAAGATGAGACCCGCACAGGTGCCGTATATTGCCATACCTTGGGCGGCCCGTTCTTTGATCTTGTCCATGAGTCCCCAGTCCACCAGGAGTTTGCCAATGGTAGTACTTTCACCACCAGGCAGAATTAAGCCGCTTATTTCATCCAGTTCACTGGCTTTTCTAATTTCCATTGCTATAGCGCCACAGCGATTAAGCATGGCACAATGCTCACGGAAAGCACCTTGCAAGGCTAACACGCCAATTTTCATTTTTCCATCCCTCGTTTCAGCTGTCTGTATTTAAGGTGCACTCCCACGCTGTCAGTGGGAGTGCACCTTGATTTTACCAGCCGCGTTCTTGCATGCGTTCGCTATCTGGAATATCAGAAATATTAATCCCCACCATAGCTTCGCCTAAATCACGTGATACCTCGGCAAGTACTTTGGGATCATTGTAATAAGTTGTTGCAGCGACAATGGCCTTGGCGCGTTTGGCTGGATCGCCTGACTTAAAGATGCCTGATCCAACGAAGATACCATCGCAGCCAAGATGCATCATGAGAGCGGCGTCAGCAGGTGTGGCAATACCACCTGCTGCGAAATTAACAACAGGCAATTTGCCAAGCTTTTTTGTTTCGACAACTAAATTTAGCGGAGCGCCAATATTTTTCGCAAAAGTAAATACTTCTTCATCAGATAAATTTTGTAGCTGTCTGATCTCGCTCATGACCATGCGAATGTGTTTGACTGCTTCCACGACATTGCCTGTGCCTGGTTCACCTTTGGTACGTATCATAGCCGCGCCTTCACCAATGCGGCGCAGTGCTTCGCCTAAATTTCTTGCTCCGCACACAAAAGGCACTTTAAAGTCATGTTTGTTGATGTGATATTTATCATCGGCAGGTGTTAAAACTTCACTTTCATCAATGTAGTCGGCGCCGAGTGATTCAAGTATTTGTGCTTCCACGAAATGACCGATTCTAGCTTTAGCCATAACAGGGATACTAACCGCTGCCATAATTTTTGTGACAATCGTCGGATCTGCCATGCGAGCCAC from Pelorhabdus rhamnosifermentans encodes the following:
- the pdxT gene encoding pyridoxal 5'-phosphate synthase glutaminase subunit PdxT; its protein translation is MKIGVLALQGAFREHCAMLNRCGAIAMEIRKASELDEISGLILPGGESTTIGKLLVDWGLMDKIKERAAQGMAIYGTCAGLILLAKTIRDSDQPRLGLMDITVQRNAFGRQTESFEADLTVPEFGPEPIRAVFIRAPWIEQAEANVKVLANVKDKIVIARQDKLLVTAFHPELTGDDRIHKYFIAMAQE
- the pdxS gene encoding pyridoxal 5'-phosphate synthase lyase subunit PdxS, which encodes MEQGTFRVKAGLAEMLKGGVIMDVVTPEQAKIAEEAGACAVMALERVPADIRAAGGVARMADPTIVTKIMAAVSIPVMAKARIGHFVEAQILESLGADYIDESEVLTPADDKYHINKHDFKVPFVCGARNLGEALRRIGEGAAMIRTKGEPGTGNVVEAVKHIRMVMSEIRQLQNLSDEEVFTFAKNIGAPLNLVVETKKLGKLPVVNFAAGGIATPADAALMMHLGCDGIFVGSGIFKSGDPAKRAKAIVAATTYYNDPKVLAEVSRDLGEAMVGINISDIPDSERMQERGW